One window of the Klebsiella sp. WP3-W18-ESBL-02 genome contains the following:
- the rluE gene encoding 23S rRNA pseudouridine(2457) synthase RluE, whose translation MRESIKPENTMIKTSFRKHRVERFSSKQAAKPRRDNQPKRVILFNKPYDVLPQFTDEAGRSTLKDFIPVQNVYAAGRLDRDSEGLLVLTNDGALQARLTQPGKRTGKIYYVQVEGEPGEEAMQALRDGVTLNDGPTLPAGIERVEAPEWLWPRNPPIRERKSIPTAWLKVTLYEGRNRQVRRMTAHVGYPTLRLIRYAMGGYTLDNLGNGEWRDASGERE comes from the coding sequence ATGCGCGAATCTATAAAGCCTGAAAATACTATGATTAAAACTTCTTTTAGAAAACACCGGGTTGAGCGATTCAGCTCAAAACAAGCCGCTAAGCCGCGCCGGGATAACCAACCAAAACGCGTCATACTGTTCAATAAACCCTATGATGTTTTGCCGCAATTTACCGATGAAGCGGGCCGCAGCACGCTGAAAGATTTTATTCCCGTGCAGAATGTGTACGCCGCCGGACGCCTTGACCGCGACAGTGAAGGGTTGCTGGTGTTAACAAATGACGGCGCGCTGCAGGCCAGGCTCACCCAGCCGGGTAAGCGGACGGGCAAAATTTACTATGTACAGGTAGAAGGCGAGCCTGGCGAAGAGGCGATGCAGGCGCTGCGCGACGGCGTCACGCTCAACGACGGCCCGACGCTGCCGGCCGGTATCGAACGCGTTGAGGCTCCGGAGTGGCTGTGGCCGCGTAACCCGCCGATCCGCGAGCGGAAGTCTATTCCCACTGCCTGGCTCAAAGTGACGCTCTATGAAGGCCGTAATCGTCAGGTAAGGCGGATGACCGCTCACGTGGGCTACCCGACGCTGCGGTTAATTCGTTACGCGATGGGTGGCTACACGCTGGACAACCTCGGCAATGGCGAATGGCGTGATGCCAGCGGCGAGCGCGAATAG
- the csgG gene encoding curli production assembly/transport protein CsgG, with translation MKNITGVVVILISLSMLTGCITSPPKQAAKPTLLPRSQSYQDLTHLPPPQGKLFVSVYNIQDETGQFKPYPASNFSTSVPQSATAMLVSALKDSNWFTPLERQGLQNLLNERKIIRAAQENGTVAENNRGQLPSLVAANILIEGSIIGYESNVKSGGAGARYFGIGASTQYQLDQIAVNLRVVNVSTGEVLSSVNTSKTILSYEFQAGVFRYIDYQRLLEGEVGYTVNEPVMLCLMSAIETGVIYLVNDGITRNLWQLKNASDINSPVLEKYKSIIVPDIS, from the coding sequence ATGAAAAATATAACCGGCGTAGTGGTCATTTTAATTAGCCTGTCGATGCTTACGGGCTGCATTACCTCTCCCCCTAAACAGGCTGCAAAACCAACGCTGTTGCCGCGCTCGCAGAGCTATCAGGACTTAACGCATCTGCCGCCACCGCAGGGTAAACTGTTTGTCTCAGTTTATAATATCCAGGATGAAACCGGGCAGTTTAAACCTTACCCGGCGAGTAACTTTTCAACCTCTGTCCCGCAGAGCGCCACCGCGATGCTGGTTTCGGCGCTGAAAGATTCCAACTGGTTTACGCCGCTGGAACGTCAGGGGCTGCAAAACCTGCTCAATGAGCGCAAAATTATTCGCGCCGCGCAGGAAAACGGTACCGTCGCAGAAAATAACCGCGGTCAGCTGCCGTCGCTGGTGGCGGCTAATATCCTGATTGAAGGTTCGATCATCGGTTATGAAAGTAATGTGAAATCGGGCGGGGCGGGGGCGCGTTACTTTGGTATTGGCGCCAGCACGCAGTACCAGCTCGATCAGATTGCCGTCAACCTGAGGGTCGTCAACGTGAGCACCGGCGAAGTACTTTCCTCGGTAAATACCAGTAAAACGATTCTGTCCTACGAGTTCCAGGCGGGCGTCTTCCGCTATATCGACTATCAGCGTCTGCTGGAAGGGGAAGTGGGCTACACGGTGAATGAACCGGTCATGCTGTGCCTGATGTCGGCCATTGAAACCGGCGTCATTTATCTGGTCAATGACGGGATCACCCGCAACCTGTGGCAGTTGAAGAACGCCTCGGATATCAATTCGCCGGTACTCGAAAAATACAAAAGTATCATCGTTCCTGATATTTCCTGA
- the csgF gene encoding curli production assembly/transport protein CsgF translates to MKVLSLILGIGFLSTTAQAGNLTFQFVNPNFGGNPNNGSFLLSEANAQNSYKDPNAYDWSTSSSSSTLDNFTSAIQSQLLGSLMGNLSTGKPGRLVTKDFIVDITNTDGQLMMNILDRSTGKSSSIQVSGLSSVSTN, encoded by the coding sequence ATGAAAGTGCTTTCTTTAATTCTTGGTATTGGTTTTTTATCTACCACAGCCCAGGCGGGGAACCTGACCTTCCAGTTTGTTAACCCTAATTTTGGCGGCAACCCCAATAATGGTTCTTTTCTGCTCTCGGAGGCGAATGCGCAAAACTCCTATAAAGATCCCAATGCTTACGACTGGAGTACTTCGTCATCAAGTTCAACACTTGATAATTTCACTTCAGCTATCCAGTCGCAGCTGCTCGGTAGCCTGATGGGCAACCTCTCTACCGGTAAACCGGGGCGGCTGGTCACTAAAGACTTTATTGTTGATATCACCAATACCGACGGTCAGCTGATGATGAACATCCTTGACCGCTCTACCGGGAAATCGTCCTCTATTCAGGTCAGCGGCCTGAGCAGTGTTTCAACAAATTAA
- the csgE gene encoding curli production assembly/transport protein CsgE, producing MKKLIVITVTLIMLLAVRVTAAAEIEVPGLVTDNTITRVGHDFYREFTDHWEEEYPGSITINERPSARWGSWITIKVDQDLLYQTFLFPSKNDFDKQVNVALASVYEALQKRAINKALLNTGDLTKDEF from the coding sequence GAAAAAACTGATAGTGATAACGGTAACATTAATAATGCTGCTGGCAGTACGCGTCACCGCTGCAGCAGAAATAGAGGTGCCGGGGCTGGTGACGGATAATACGATCACCCGTGTGGGCCACGATTTTTATCGGGAGTTTACCGACCATTGGGAGGAAGAGTACCCGGGTTCGATTACGATTAATGAACGCCCCAGTGCCCGCTGGGGCAGCTGGATAACGATCAAGGTCGATCAAGATTTGCTGTATCAGACGTTTTTATTTCCAAGTAAAAATGACTTTGATAAACAAGTTAATGTCGCATTAGCTTCCGTGTATGAGGCTTTGCAGAAGCGCGCCATTAATAAAGCTTTATTAAATACTGGCGACTTAACCAAAGATGAGTTCTAG